Proteins co-encoded in one Pseudorhizobium banfieldiae genomic window:
- a CDS encoding LLM class flavin-dependent oxidoreductase produces the protein MKKIGFLSFGHWMPSPQSGTRSAGDSLLQSIDLAVAAEELGADGAYFRVHHFARQLASPFPLLAAVGARTSRIEIGTAVIDMRYENPLYMAEDAGAADLIAGGRLQLGISRGSPEQVIDGWRYFGYEPGEGQSDADMGRRHAEVLLDVLKGEGFAQPNPRPMFPNPPGLLRLEPYSEGLRERIWWGAGSNATAVWAAKLGMNLQSSTLKDDETGEAFHIQQAKQIRAYRDAWKEAGHDRAPRVSVSRSIFAIVNDMDRAYFGHSKDEDSIGYLDANTRAIFGRSYAAEPDALVEELRKDEAIAEADTLLLTVPNQLGVEYNAHVIEAILKHVAPALGWR, from the coding sequence ATGAAGAAGATCGGTTTCCTTTCCTTCGGCCACTGGATGCCGTCACCACAGTCGGGCACACGCTCGGCCGGGGATTCTCTGCTGCAGTCCATCGATCTGGCCGTGGCAGCCGAGGAGCTTGGTGCCGACGGCGCCTACTTCCGCGTCCACCATTTTGCCCGGCAACTGGCCTCGCCCTTTCCACTGCTCGCGGCAGTAGGAGCCAGGACCAGCCGCATCGAGATCGGCACGGCCGTGATCGACATGCGCTACGAGAACCCGCTCTACATGGCCGAGGATGCTGGTGCGGCAGATCTCATCGCCGGTGGGCGCCTGCAACTCGGCATCAGCCGCGGCTCCCCCGAGCAGGTCATCGATGGGTGGCGCTATTTCGGCTACGAGCCGGGCGAGGGACAGAGCGATGCAGACATGGGGCGTCGCCATGCGGAGGTCCTTCTCGACGTCCTGAAGGGGGAGGGCTTCGCCCAGCCTAACCCGCGGCCGATGTTCCCCAACCCGCCGGGGCTGCTTCGCCTGGAGCCCTATTCGGAGGGCCTGCGCGAGCGTATCTGGTGGGGTGCCGGTTCCAACGCGACGGCAGTGTGGGCTGCCAAGCTCGGCATGAACCTGCAGTCGTCGACGCTGAAGGACGACGAGACGGGCGAGGCCTTCCACATCCAGCAGGCCAAGCAGATCCGCGCCTATCGCGATGCATGGAAGGAGGCGGGCCATGACCGTGCGCCGCGGGTTTCCGTCTCGCGCTCGATCTTCGCAATCGTCAACGACATGGACCGGGCCTATTTCGGCCACAGCAAGGACGAGGATTCGATCGGCTATCTCGACGCCAATACCCGCGCCATCTTCGGCCGTTCCTACGCGGCAGAGCCGGATGCGCTGGTTGAGGAACTAAGGAAGGACGAGGCGATTGCAGAGGCCGACACGCTGCTCTTGACGGTGCCGAACCAACTGGGCGTCGAATACAACGCCCACGTGATCGAGGCGATCCTTAAGCATGTCGCGCCAGCGCTGGGCTGGCGCTAG
- a CDS encoding TRAP transporter large permease yields MIDFIAHNLPLVMFSSVMLMLLLGYPVAFTLAAGGLIYFVIGVELSTISPEIRLFWPLLQSHPERIYGIMYNDTLLAIPFFTFMGIILERSRMAEDLLDTIGQLFGPIRGGLAYAVILVGALLGATTGVVAASVMAMGLISLPIMMRYGYNRPLVSGTIAASGTLAQIVPPSLVLIVMADQLGRSVGDMYLGALYPALLIVGAYCLYIFAVSMVKPEWAPALPMEARTLGSGVTSLVAMLVIAIALYYLGMYVLFTGIQSPEWQLVAAMVFAVAVVYVVALINSRVEKKLISRLAEQVIIVLIPPLALIFLVLGTIFLGIATPTEGGAMGATGALLLALAKGRLSFGTIKNALDATTKLSAFVMMILIGARVFGLTFYGINGNVWIEELLLALPGGEYGFLVVVTIIVFILGCFLDFFEIAFIMVPLLAPVAEAHGIDLVWFGIILGINLQTSFLTPPFGFSLFFLRSIAPAAPWLDKVTGKTMPAMKTTEIYRGVFPYIIIQFVMILVVIFFPGLVMHYKTDHPSADPTDIQIEIPGFGGQGGGLGLPPLGGQGGGGGGGAGAPPAMGLPPLNLGEPPASGAQPAAPPAFGLPPLNLGGEQPQPSAPSEPEAPAAPPAFGLPPLQGLPGQQAPQPPAQQPAQPPAQPDLSQPPPINQ; encoded by the coding sequence GTGATCGACTTCATTGCCCACAACCTGCCGCTGGTGATGTTCTCCAGCGTGATGCTGATGCTGCTGCTCGGCTATCCGGTGGCCTTCACGCTTGCCGCAGGCGGCCTGATATACTTTGTGATCGGCGTCGAACTCTCGACGATTTCGCCGGAAATCCGGCTATTCTGGCCGCTGCTGCAATCCCATCCGGAGCGCATCTACGGCATCATGTACAACGATACGCTCTTGGCGATCCCCTTCTTCACCTTCATGGGGATCATCCTTGAGCGGTCGCGCATGGCAGAAGACCTGCTCGACACGATCGGCCAGCTGTTCGGCCCGATCCGCGGCGGCCTAGCCTATGCCGTCATCCTCGTCGGCGCGCTTCTTGGCGCCACGACCGGGGTCGTGGCCGCCTCGGTCATGGCCATGGGCCTGATCTCTCTGCCGATCATGATGCGCTACGGCTACAACAGGCCGCTCGTCTCCGGCACGATCGCCGCCTCCGGCACGCTGGCGCAGATCGTCCCGCCGTCGCTCGTCCTGATCGTCATGGCCGACCAGCTCGGTCGCTCGGTCGGCGACATGTATCTCGGCGCGCTTTATCCGGCGCTTCTGATTGTCGGGGCATACTGCCTCTACATCTTCGCCGTCTCAATGGTGAAGCCGGAATGGGCGCCGGCGCTGCCGATGGAGGCCCGCACGCTTGGCTCCGGTGTCACCTCGCTGGTCGCCATGCTGGTGATCGCCATCGCTCTCTATTATCTCGGCATGTACGTCCTGTTCACCGGGATTCAGTCGCCGGAGTGGCAGCTGGTTGCAGCCATGGTGTTCGCGGTGGCCGTGGTATACGTCGTCGCACTGATCAACAGCCGGGTCGAGAAGAAGCTCATCTCTCGGCTGGCCGAGCAGGTCATCATCGTGCTCATCCCGCCACTGGCGCTGATCTTCCTGGTGCTCGGCACGATCTTCCTCGGTATCGCCACTCCGACCGAAGGCGGCGCGATGGGCGCCACTGGCGCACTGCTTCTCGCCCTCGCCAAGGGGCGCCTGAGCTTCGGAACGATCAAGAATGCACTGGACGCCACGACGAAGCTGTCCGCCTTCGTGATGATGATCCTCATCGGCGCACGCGTCTTCGGCCTGACCTTCTACGGCATCAACGGCAATGTCTGGATCGAGGAACTGCTGCTGGCCCTGCCCGGCGGCGAGTACGGCTTCCTCGTCGTGGTGACGATCATCGTCTTCATCCTTGGCTGCTTCCTCGACTTCTTCGAGATCGCTTTCATCATGGTGCCGCTGCTGGCGCCGGTGGCCGAAGCGCACGGGATCGACCTCGTGTGGTTCGGGATCATCCTCGGCATCAACCTGCAGACTTCCTTCCTGACACCGCCCTTCGGCTTCTCGCTGTTCTTCCTGCGATCCATCGCGCCGGCTGCACCTTGGCTGGACAAGGTAACAGGCAAGACCATGCCGGCGATGAAGACCACGGAGATCTACAGGGGCGTCTTCCCCTACATCATCATCCAGTTCGTCATGATCCTCGTGGTGATCTTCTTCCCCGGGCTGGTGATGCACTACAAGACCGATCATCCGAGCGCCGATCCCACCGATATCCAGATCGAGATCCCAGGCTTCGGCGGCCAGGGTGGCGGGCTCGGCCTGCCGCCGCTGGGCGGCCAGGGAGGCGGTGGAGGTGGCGGAGCGGGCGCGCCACCCGCGATGGGCCTTCCGCCCCTCAATCTTGGCGAGCCGCCTGCCTCGGGCGCCCAGCCCGCGGCGCCGCCGGCCTTTGGCCTGCCGCCGCTCAACCTGGGTGGGGAGCAGCCGCAACCTTCGGCACCGTCAGAGCCCGAGGCTCCTGCCGCCCCGCCGGCCTTCGGATTGCCGCCGCTCCAGGGACTGCCGGGGCAACAGGCCCCGCAGCCACCGGCTCAACAGCCGGCACAGCCACCCGCACAGCCGGACCTGAGCCAGCCGCCACCGATCAATCAGTAG
- a CDS encoding TRAP transporter small permease subunit produces the protein MAALLALSRVIDAVTTVIGKSVSWLLLAAVLISAGNAVLRKALDMSSNAWLEVQWYLFGAVFMLAAAYALLKNEHVRIDIVSSMWSKRTRDIIDLVLHIIFLVPFAGLMAYLAWPWFWLSFKSGEISSNAGGLTIWPAKLVVLLGFLLLLLQAFSEIIKRYAVITGRIADPRHDTAGEMPTAATEV, from the coding sequence ATGGCTGCGCTGCTCGCGCTCAGTCGCGTGATCGATGCCGTCACCACGGTCATCGGAAAATCCGTATCATGGCTGCTGCTCGCGGCTGTCCTGATCAGCGCCGGAAATGCCGTCCTGCGCAAGGCTCTCGACATGTCGTCGAACGCATGGCTGGAAGTGCAATGGTACCTGTTCGGCGCCGTCTTCATGCTGGCCGCGGCCTATGCGCTGCTCAAGAACGAGCATGTCCGCATCGACATCGTCTCGTCCATGTGGAGCAAGCGGACGCGCGACATCATCGACCTCGTGCTGCATATCATCTTCCTCGTTCCGTTTGCCGGGCTGATGGCCTATCTCGCGTGGCCCTGGTTCTGGCTGTCCTTCAAGTCCGGCGAGATCTCGTCGAATGCCGGCGGTCTAACCATCTGGCCGGCCAAGCTGGTGGTGCTGCTGGGCTTCCTGCTGCTCCTGCTGCAGGCCTTCTCCGAGATCATCAAGCGCTACGCCGTCATCACCGGTCGGATCGCGGACCCTCGCCATGACACGGCCGGCGAAATGCCGACTGCCGCGACGGAGGTCTGA
- a CDS encoding putative bifunctional diguanylate cyclase/phosphodiesterase translates to MKAQDATTLPTDVYLSFVSSLFENRGTLITGVVVHVVWCAIVFSYTGSQFYLYAAAGFPLVFALRFFDFLRFDKVDKTSLTDKQIARWERRYVMGATMTALLLGTTSGHAMLVLKDSFVAFTCIAMTMGSMMSIVGRNYGSRHAVDFQTLGCCVPIIIACVASGDTHLAMMSLLLIPFGLTTRSMANGVREFLYKNVLAARKIRLIANQLDLALTTIAHGLVMLDSEGRIEVVNRRASDLLGLPDASEIRGLPLVGVLEAHNGYRRTRAVGELRHLLSGDVDRTLVQLKEGLHVEFSASRREDGGVVLIFEDVSARVEADAKILHMVQFDTLTGLANRSHFAEMATAELKRRPADSLAALVVLDLEAFKHVNDLRGHVVGDRLLAAVASRLSAQAGPDLLTGRLVGDEFTLFVMAEDRPQLEAQVRKVHEEIQRAYDLPDFRIEICVNGGAIVGRADEFEMETWLIKADLALSDAQVKGKGSLSFFRPEMDARYVEEQKLRAALRQAVEDEALQVVYQPMYTVDGSRIECMEALVRWKHPEKGMIAPNVFIPMAEEMGIISSITRFVLERASRDCAAWEQPAAVSVNLSAHDLLTPDIVGDILGILARTGLPPWRLHVELTESCFIDDPAAVSKVLHQLREKGVTIAIDDFGTGFSSLSYLTSLPLDIVKVDRAFIRDINHDPRQMKLLKGIAQLSRDLALRIVIEGVETQEQLQLIKENRFADLIQGYVFAPPVDAETATRMLRASGQAVAVKASRKRLKPVT, encoded by the coding sequence ATGAAAGCGCAAGACGCAACGACGCTGCCGACGGACGTCTACCTGTCCTTCGTGAGCTCGCTGTTTGAAAACCGCGGCACATTGATTACCGGCGTGGTGGTCCACGTCGTGTGGTGCGCTATCGTCTTCAGCTATACGGGATCGCAGTTCTATCTGTATGCGGCGGCTGGATTTCCGCTCGTTTTCGCCCTCCGGTTCTTCGATTTCCTGAGGTTCGACAAGGTCGACAAGACCTCGCTGACGGACAAGCAGATCGCTCGCTGGGAGCGGCGCTACGTCATGGGCGCCACCATGACCGCTCTCCTTCTGGGAACGACGAGCGGCCACGCCATGCTCGTCCTCAAGGACAGCTTCGTCGCCTTTACCTGCATCGCAATGACGATGGGATCGATGATGTCCATCGTCGGCCGCAATTACGGCTCGCGCCATGCGGTAGACTTCCAGACGCTCGGCTGTTGCGTCCCCATCATCATCGCCTGCGTCGCCAGCGGCGACACGCATCTTGCCATGATGTCGCTACTGCTCATCCCTTTCGGCCTGACGACCCGCTCCATGGCCAATGGCGTACGCGAGTTTCTCTACAAGAACGTCCTGGCGGCCCGAAAGATTCGCCTTATCGCCAACCAGCTTGATCTGGCGCTGACGACGATCGCCCACGGACTCGTCATGCTGGACAGCGAAGGCCGCATCGAAGTCGTCAACCGTCGCGCCTCCGACCTGCTCGGGCTGCCGGACGCTTCCGAGATTCGCGGGCTTCCGCTGGTTGGTGTGCTGGAAGCCCATAACGGCTATCGCCGCACGCGGGCCGTCGGTGAACTGCGGCATTTGTTGAGCGGCGACGTGGACCGCACCCTTGTTCAGCTCAAGGAAGGGCTGCATGTGGAATTCTCCGCCAGCCGGCGCGAGGATGGCGGGGTCGTACTGATTTTCGAGGACGTCAGCGCTCGCGTCGAGGCGGACGCGAAGATCCTGCACATGGTGCAGTTCGATACGCTGACGGGACTGGCCAATCGGTCTCATTTTGCCGAAATGGCAACGGCCGAGCTCAAACGGCGCCCGGCTGACAGCCTTGCCGCCCTTGTCGTGCTCGATCTCGAAGCCTTCAAGCACGTCAACGACCTACGGGGCCACGTGGTCGGCGACCGGCTACTGGCGGCCGTCGCATCGAGGCTGTCGGCCCAGGCTGGGCCCGATCTGCTCACGGGGCGCCTGGTGGGCGACGAATTCACCCTCTTTGTAATGGCCGAGGACCGCCCCCAACTGGAGGCGCAGGTCCGGAAGGTGCATGAGGAGATCCAGCGGGCGTACGATCTCCCTGACTTCCGGATCGAGATCTGCGTCAATGGCGGTGCCATCGTCGGTCGAGCCGACGAATTCGAGATGGAGACATGGCTGATCAAGGCGGATCTCGCGCTCAGCGATGCGCAGGTGAAGGGCAAGGGCTCCCTCTCCTTCTTCCGACCCGAAATGGATGCTCGCTATGTCGAGGAGCAGAAGCTGCGGGCTGCGTTGCGACAGGCGGTCGAGGACGAGGCGCTCCAGGTTGTCTACCAGCCCATGTACACGGTCGACGGCAGCCGGATTGAGTGCATGGAGGCACTCGTTCGCTGGAAGCATCCCGAAAAAGGCATGATCGCGCCCAACGTCTTCATTCCGATGGCAGAGGAGATGGGCATCATCTCCAGCATTACGCGCTTCGTGCTGGAACGGGCCAGCCGCGATTGCGCCGCCTGGGAGCAGCCGGCAGCGGTCTCCGTGAACCTTTCCGCTCACGACCTCCTGACTCCGGACATCGTTGGCGACATACTCGGAATTCTGGCGCGCACCGGCCTGCCACCATGGCGCCTGCACGTGGAGTTGACAGAAAGCTGCTTCATCGATGACCCCGCCGCGGTAAGCAAGGTCCTGCATCAGTTGCGGGAGAAGGGTGTCACGATCGCGATCGACGACTTCGGCACCGGCTTTTCGAGTCTCAGCTATCTAACCTCCCTGCCGCTGGACATCGTCAAGGTCGACCGGGCGTTCATCCGGGACATCAACCATGATCCGCGCCAGATGAAGCTGCTGAAGGGAATTGCGCAACTGTCGCGTGATCTTGCTCTGAGGATCGTGATCGAGGGCGTTGAGACACAGGAACAGCTTCAACTCATCAAGGAGAACCGCTTTGCGGACCTGATCCAGGGCTACGTCTTTGCGCCACCCGTTGATGCGGAGACCGCGACCAGGATGCTTCGTGCAAGCGGTCAGGCTGTGGCCGTCAAGGCATCGCGCAAGCGCCTAAAGCCAGTGACATAG
- a CDS encoding N-acyl amino acid synthase FeeM domain-containing protein, with product MLNNSAVTTKEFSTKLLSILDAVEYRRIESQEDFEDIARLRYKSYQERGVLPLSASSMLDEVDFDDHAYVFGVYLYEELVSTIRVHHVTPTHRISQSAGVFPDAVNAFLDAGMTLIDPARLAIDPELDGERSALPFLTVRPTIMAAIYFNADRMLQHIRPAHSAFYRRYFYADTVVPPTFASIYGFDLTLLASRTREIGPKLLSRFPIYESQPYERRLMFDRSPLSGMAPLTILPTARLARQHSMPLAS from the coding sequence ATGCTCAATAATAGTGCCGTTACCACCAAGGAATTTTCCACCAAGCTTCTTTCGATCCTGGACGCCGTCGAGTATCGCCGCATCGAAAGCCAGGAGGATTTCGAAGACATTGCCCGGCTTCGCTACAAGTCCTACCAGGAGCGAGGCGTCCTGCCGCTCTCCGCGAGCAGCATGCTCGACGAGGTCGACTTCGACGACCACGCCTACGTCTTCGGCGTCTACCTGTATGAGGAACTGGTTAGCACCATAAGGGTGCACCATGTGACCCCGACCCACCGGATCAGTCAGTCGGCCGGCGTCTTTCCCGATGCAGTGAATGCCTTCCTCGATGCCGGCATGACGCTGATCGACCCGGCAAGGCTAGCCATCGATCCCGAACTGGACGGCGAGCGCTCGGCCCTGCCTTTCCTGACGGTCAGGCCGACGATCATGGCGGCGATCTACTTCAATGCGGACCGCATGCTGCAGCATATCCGTCCCGCCCATTCCGCCTTCTACCGCCGGTATTTCTATGCCGATACCGTCGTCCCACCGACGTTCGCCAGCATATACGGTTTCGATCTGACGCTTCTTGCGTCCCGCACCCGCGAGATCGGGCCGAAGCTCTTGAGCCGCTTCCCGATCTACGAATCCCAGCCCTACGAACGCCGTCTGATGTTCGACCGATCGCCGCTCAGCGGCATGGCGCCGCTGACGATCCTGCCGACGGCACGACTTGCCCGGCAGCATTCCATGCCGCTCGCGAGCTGA
- a CDS encoding aa3-type cytochrome c oxidase subunit IV — protein sequence MDNHNSAPVETGASMDYAEHEKTYNMFLALTKWGTMHMIVLLIAMAAGFFGGVGFFGALIVFIVLNAAGFYLLR from the coding sequence ATGGACAATCACAACAGCGCTCCAGTCGAGACGGGTGCTTCCATGGATTATGCGGAACACGAAAAGACCTACAACATGTTCCTCGCGCTGACGAAATGGGGCACCATGCACATGATCGTGCTGCTGATCGCCATGGCTGCCGGCTTCTTCGGCGGCGTTGGCTTCTTCGGCGCCCTCATCGTCTTCATCGTTCTCAACGCTGCCGGCTTCTACCTGCTTCGCTGA
- a CDS encoding Re/Si-specific NAD(P)(+) transhydrogenase subunit alpha, protein MAKVIFVPREGAGEERVAASPETVKRLTAMGFSIVVETGAGTASGILDGDFEAAGARIGSASDAAGADVILKVNRPTSSEIMGYRSGAAVFASMDPYGNEAALAEMARAGITAFAMELMPRITRAQSMDVLSSQANLAGYRAVIDAAHEYGRALPMMMTAAGTVPAAKVFVMGAGVAGLQAIATARRLGAVVSATDVRPAAKEQVASLGAKFIAVEDEEFKAAETAGGYAKQMSEAYQAKQAALVAEHIAKQDIVITTALIPGRPAPRLVTRAMLASMKAGAVAVDLAVERGGNIEGSVKGSVASVEGVKVIGYANVAGRVAASASALYAKNLFAFLETMVSKETKEFAVNPDDELVKATMLTHGGQVVHPNFAEAAASFAASAASVAETTTPAAAAPGRKLARTASPVSGETSPDKPKRTRKKTEAATPDKKEGL, encoded by the coding sequence GTGGCAAAGGTGATTTTCGTACCCCGCGAAGGGGCTGGTGAGGAGAGGGTGGCAGCCTCGCCGGAAACGGTGAAGCGCCTCACGGCGATGGGCTTTTCCATCGTGGTCGAGACCGGCGCCGGGACGGCGTCAGGCATACTCGACGGCGACTTCGAGGCAGCAGGCGCGCGCATCGGCTCCGCTTCTGATGCCGCTGGCGCGGACGTGATCCTGAAGGTGAACCGTCCGACGTCGAGCGAGATCATGGGATACAGGTCCGGCGCGGCCGTCTTCGCCAGCATGGACCCCTACGGCAACGAGGCCGCACTGGCCGAAATGGCACGCGCCGGCATCACCGCCTTCGCCATGGAACTCATGCCGCGCATCACCCGCGCCCAGTCCATGGACGTGCTTTCCTCCCAGGCAAACCTCGCCGGCTACCGTGCCGTCATCGACGCGGCGCATGAATATGGCCGCGCGCTGCCGATGATGATGACCGCCGCCGGAACGGTTCCGGCCGCCAAGGTCTTCGTCATGGGCGCAGGCGTTGCCGGGTTGCAGGCGATTGCGACCGCCCGTCGCCTCGGTGCCGTGGTCTCGGCAACGGATGTCCGGCCGGCCGCCAAGGAACAGGTCGCCTCGCTGGGGGCCAAGTTCATCGCCGTCGAGGACGAGGAATTCAAGGCAGCGGAAACCGCGGGCGGCTATGCCAAGCAGATGTCGGAAGCCTATCAGGCGAAGCAGGCGGCACTCGTGGCCGAGCACATCGCCAAGCAGGACATCGTCATCACCACCGCCCTCATTCCCGGTCGGCCGGCGCCTCGCCTCGTGACACGCGCCATGCTTGCCTCCATGAAGGCCGGCGCCGTAGCAGTCGACCTCGCCGTCGAGCGCGGCGGCAACATCGAAGGTTCCGTCAAGGGTTCGGTCGCCAGTGTGGAAGGCGTCAAGGTGATCGGCTACGCCAACGTGGCGGGCCGCGTTGCGGCCTCTGCTTCGGCGCTCTACGCGAAGAACCTCTTCGCCTTCCTGGAGACCATGGTTTCGAAGGAGACCAAGGAATTTGCCGTCAATCCGGACGACGAACTGGTGAAGGCGACTATGCTGACCCATGGCGGCCAAGTGGTGCATCCCAATTTTGCCGAGGCGGCGGCATCGTTCGCGGCCTCCGCGGCATCTGTAGCCGAGACGACGACACCCGCTGCTGCGGCACCCGGGCGCAAGCTGGCCAGGACTGCATCTCCGGTCTCGGGCGAGACCTCGCCGGACAAGCCCAAGCGAACGCGCAAGAAGACTGAAGCAGCAACGCCTGACAAGAAGGAGGGGCTTTGA
- a CDS encoding NAD(P) transhydrogenase subunit alpha, whose product MASEVMNSALDRLEHAVEAVRVAAEQAPEAVAQAAHGVSGGAIDPFVFRLAIFVLSIFVGYYVVWSVTPALHTPLMAVTNAISSVIVVGALLAVGISASGYATGFGFVALVLVSVNIFGGFLVTSRMLAMYKKKDR is encoded by the coding sequence ATGGCGAGCGAAGTGATGAATTCGGCTCTTGATCGGCTCGAACATGCCGTCGAAGCTGTAAGGGTTGCGGCAGAACAGGCTCCCGAAGCTGTCGCCCAGGCAGCACACGGAGTGTCAGGCGGCGCGATCGACCCCTTCGTGTTCCGGCTGGCGATCTTCGTGCTGTCCATCTTCGTCGGCTATTACGTCGTCTGGTCGGTGACGCCGGCGCTGCACACGCCGCTGATGGCCGTCACCAATGCCATCTCCTCGGTGATCGTGGTCGGCGCGCTCCTCGCCGTCGGCATCTCGGCGAGCGGCTATGCCACCGGCTTCGGCTTCGTGGCACTGGTGCTTGTCTCGGTGAACATCTTCGGCGGCTTCCTAGTCACCAGCCGAATGCTCGCCATGTACAAGAAAAAAGATCGCTGA
- a CDS encoding NAD(P)(+) transhydrogenase (Re/Si-specific) subunit beta gives MSQNLAAFLYLVSGVLFIMALRGLSHPTTSRQGNVYGMVGMGIAIGTTLLLATPDFGGLVLIVLALAIGGGAGAYIARTIPMTAMPQLVAGFHSLVGFAAVMVAAAALYDPVSFGIGDVGTIHGQALVEMALGAAIGAITFTGSVIAYLKLDGRMSGKPILLPFRHLINIGLLVAIIVLIVALTQTESHTQFWLIVILSLALGVLIIVPIGGADMPVVVSMLNSYSGWAAAGIGFTLGNLALIITGALVGSSGAILSYIMCKGMNRSFISVILGGFGGETAAAGADDGVQRTVKQGSADDAAFLMQNAEKVIIVPGYGMAVAQAQHALRELADTLKEHGVEVKYAIHPVAGRMPGHMNVLLAEANVPYDEVFELEDINAEFAQADVAYVIGANDVTNPAARDDKTSPIYGMPILDVDKAKTCLFVKRSLGSGYAGIDNTLFYKDGTMMLLGDAKKMTEDIVKAMKH, from the coding sequence ATGTCACAGAACCTTGCAGCCTTCCTCTACCTCGTCTCCGGCGTGCTGTTCATCATGGCCCTCCGCGGCCTGTCGCATCCGACCACGAGCCGCCAGGGCAATGTCTACGGCATGGTCGGCATGGGCATTGCCATCGGCACGACGCTTCTGCTTGCCACGCCGGACTTCGGCGGGCTTGTGCTGATCGTCCTCGCGCTCGCCATCGGCGGCGGTGCCGGCGCCTATATCGCTCGTACCATTCCGATGACGGCCATGCCCCAGCTTGTGGCAGGTTTCCACTCGCTGGTCGGCTTCGCCGCCGTCATGGTTGCTGCCGCCGCCCTCTATGATCCCGTCTCCTTCGGGATCGGCGATGTCGGCACGATCCACGGCCAGGCGCTCGTCGAGATGGCACTCGGCGCCGCGATCGGCGCGATCACCTTCACCGGCTCGGTCATCGCCTACCTCAAGCTCGACGGACGCATGTCCGGCAAGCCGATCCTCCTGCCCTTCAGGCACCTGATCAACATCGGCCTGCTGGTGGCGATCATCGTCTTGATCGTCGCGCTGACGCAGACGGAGAGCCATACTCAGTTCTGGCTGATCGTCATCCTGTCGCTGGCGCTTGGCGTGCTGATCATCGTTCCTATCGGTGGCGCCGACATGCCGGTCGTCGTGTCGATGCTGAACTCCTATTCGGGATGGGCGGCAGCCGGCATCGGCTTCACCCTCGGGAACCTGGCACTGATCATCACCGGCGCCTTGGTCGGCTCCTCGGGTGCGATCCTCTCCTACATCATGTGCAAGGGGATGAACCGCTCCTTCATCTCCGTCATCCTCGGCGGCTTCGGCGGTGAAACGGCTGCGGCCGGTGCCGACGACGGGGTCCAGCGGACCGTGAAGCAAGGCTCGGCCGACGACGCAGCTTTCCTGATGCAGAACGCCGAGAAGGTGATCATCGTGCCGGGATACGGCATGGCCGTCGCCCAGGCGCAGCATGCGCTGCGCGAGCTTGCCGATACGCTGAAGGAACACGGTGTCGAGGTGAAGTACGCGATCCATCCTGTCGCCGGCCGCATGCCCGGACACATGAACGTGCTACTCGCCGAAGCCAACGTACCCTATGACGAGGTCTTCGAGCTGGAAGACATCAATGCGGAGTTCGCCCAGGCGGACGTCGCCTACGTGATCGGCGCCAATGACGTGACCAATCCGGCGGCGCGCGACGACAAGACCTCGCCGATCTACGGGATGCCGATCCTCGACGTCGACAAGGCCAAGACCTGCCTCTTCGTCAAGCGCTCCCTCGGCTCCGGCTATGCCGGCATCGACAACACGCTGTTCTACAAGGACGGCACGATGATGCTGCTCGGCGACGCCAAGAAGATGACCGAGGACATCGTCAAGGCGATGAAGCACTAG